One Glycine max cultivar Williams 82 chromosome 4, Glycine_max_v4.0, whole genome shotgun sequence DNA segment encodes these proteins:
- the LOC100815720 gene encoding uncharacterized protein LOC100815720 encodes MAGTGMGRGSDSQKQLWSLIRNFAAEKSQGERRVVNLRKQIEKLKSELSEANAELENAKRCKELVEQDLKGFEVQLMLTESSAQTLEARVSLIQNHISAVGSDLETLKSEEADLREQFFHNMLHMNGKIRKFQESIITCDIDSTASTDASQVTMKENDAEVAIMALESTLLEVVSQIAKEDEEYQAEQKNYENVQQQLIDCEKKVSLMSMIVMETKELQDLTLYPYKYLTSAIVLIVLIVSAS; translated from the exons ATGGCGGGAACGGGAATGGGAAGAGGAAGCGATTCGCAGAAACAACTGTGGAGCCTTATCCGTAATTTCGCTGCTGAGAAATCTCAAGGAG aaCGAAGAGTGGTGAATCTGAGAAAGCAAATCGAGAAGCTTAAATCTGAGCTGAGCGAGGCCAATGCGGAGCTTGAAAATGCGAAGCGCTGCAAAGAACTCGTCGAACAGGATCTTAAAGGCTTCGAAGTTCAATTGATGTTGACTGAATCTTCCGCTCAAACGCTAGAG GCGAGAGTATCTCTAATTCAAAACCACATCTCTGCCGTCGGATCTGATTTGGAAACTCTCAAG AGTGAAGAAGCAGATTTGCG TGAGCAATTCTTCCACAACATGCTTCATATGAATGGCAAGATAAG GAAATTTCAAGAGAGCATTATTACTTGCGACATTGATTCAACAGCTTCCACAG ATGCATCACAAGTAACAATGAAAGAGAATGATGCTGAAGTAGCTATAATGGCTCTTGAAAGTACACTTTTAGAGGTAGTATCTCAAATTGCTAAAGAGGATGAGGAATACCAAgcagaacaaaaaaattatgagaat GTTCAGCAGCAATTGATTGATTGTGAAAAAAAGGTGTCTTTAATGAGCATGATAGTcatggaaacaaaagaattgcAGGATTTGACCTTATATCCTTACAAATATTTAACTAGTGCAATTGTTTTAATAGTTTTGATAGTCTCTGCTTCATAG
- the LOC100815192 gene encoding thaumatin-like protein 1, with amino-acid sequence MAFTTVVFFLGFLSGSYGATLMVTNKCSYTVWPAILSAARSLPVHTPGLVLQPGDTNTIQVPPTWSGRLWGRTLCSYNITGSFTCVTGDCISSTVECGGATAPVTLAEFTLNGTGGLDYFDVSLVDGFNLPLVVEPRSAIGAENCRATGCRRNLNKKCPVELQVIKEGEGVVGCKSSCEVHEPCSNNSNLFSHFLKTRCPDAYHNASFTCVSADFTITFCPAFSKRKFPAGVVERSSHYVLLLLMKILIPIVFSVSILSCCACNIWYRSPNRECRINMFFGRAKAKTHDPQQNTANSIVEMVDGH; translated from the exons atgGCTTTTACTACTGTGGTGTTTTTCTTGGGATTCCTATCAG GTTCGTACGGAGCGACATTAATGGTCACCAACAAGTGCAGCTACACAGTTTGGCCTGCCATTTTATCTGCTGCCAGAAGCTTGCCGGTCCACACCCCGGGCTTGGTTCTCCAACCAGGGGACACCAACACCATCCAAGTGCCTCCAACCTGGTCCGGCAGACTCTGGGGCCGGACCCTCTGCTCCTACAACATCACCGGAAGTTTCACGTGCGTCACTGGTGATTGCATCTCCTCCACTGTAGAATGTGGCGGCGCCACCGCACCAGTCACTCTGGCAGAGTTCACTCTAAATGGCACTGGCGGGCTGGATTACTTCGACGTGAGCCTCGTGGACGGTTTCAACCTCCCCCTGGTGGTGGAACCGCGGAGCGCAATAGGAGCCGAAAACTGTAGGGCGACTGGTTGCCGGAGGAACTTGAACAAAAAGTGTCCGGTGGAGCTGCAGGTGATAAAAGAGGGCGAGGGCGTTGTGGGTTGCAAAAGCTCGTGCGAGGTTCATGAGCCATGCAGCAATAATTccaacttgttttcacacttttTAAAAACTAGATGCCCTGATGCTTATCACAATGCCTCTTTCACTTGTGTCTCTGCCGATTTTACCATTACTTTCTGCCCCGCTTTCTCCAAGAG AAAATTTCCAGCTGGGGTGGTGGAACGCTCATCCCACTACGTCCTCTTGCTCCTGATGAAGATACTCATACCTATTGTGTTCTCAGTTTCTATTTTAAGTTGTTGCGCATGCAACATATGGTATCGCTCACCAAATAGAGAATGCAGAATCAACATGTTCTTCGGAAGAGCTAAAGCTAAAACCCACGATCCCCAACAAAATACTGCCAATAGTATTGTTGAGATGGTTGATGGGCATTAG